The proteins below come from a single Zonotrichia leucophrys gambelii isolate GWCS_2022_RI chromosome 3, RI_Zleu_2.0, whole genome shotgun sequence genomic window:
- the RHOU gene encoding rho-related GTP-binding protein RhoU codes for MPPQQEGEAGYISKPVPPGGCEVPPVPPRRVRSGRAAAALGAALGGRCRAAGSGAVAGAGAGAGSEPRRSIKCVLVGDGAVGKTSLVVSYTTNGYPTEYIPTAFDNFSAVVSVDGKPVRLQLCDTAGQDEFDKLRPLCYTNTDIFLLCFSVVSPSSFQNVSEKWVPEIRCHCPKAPIILVGTQSDLREDVKVLIELDKCKEKPVSEEAAKLCAEEIKAVSYIECSALTQKNLKEVFDAAIVAGIQYSDTQQQPKKSKCRTPDKMKNLSKSWWKKYCCFV; via the exons ATGCCGCCGCAGCAGGAGGGCGAGGCGGGATACATCAGCAAGCCGGTGCCGCCGGGCGGCTGCGAGGTGCCGCCGGTGCCCCCGCGCAGGGTGCGcagcgggcgggcggcggcggcgctgggaGCGGCGCTGGGCGGCCGCTGCCGGGCGGCGGGGTCCGGGGCCGTGGCCGGAgccggggccggagcggggTCCGAGCCGCGGCGCAGCATCAAGTGCGTTCTGGTGGGGGACGGCGCGGTGGGGAAGACCAGCCTGGTGGTGAGCTACACCACGAACGGGTACCCCACTGAGTACATCCCCACCGCCTTCGACAACTTCTCCG CTGTTGTGTCTGTCGATGGGAAGCCGGTGAGACTTCAGCTCTGTGACACAGCTGGTCAG GATGAATTCGACAAGCTCCGGCCTCTGTGCTACACCAACACGGACATCTTCCTGCTGTGCTTCAGCGTGGTGAGCCCTTCCTCCTTCCAGAACGTGAGTGAGAAGTGGGTTCCTGAAATTCGCTGCCACTGCCCCAAGGCACCCATTATCCTGGTTGGGACACAGTCAGACCTCCGCGAGGATGTCAAAGTCCTCATCGAGCTGGACAAGTGCAAAGAAAAGCCAGTCTCGGAGGAGGCTGCaaagctctgtgctgaggaaaTAAAAGCCGTGTCCTACATCGAGTGCTCCGCTTTGACTCAGAAAAACCTCAAGGAGGTCTTTGATGCAGCCATCGTGGCTGGCATTCAGTACTCGGATACCCAGCAGCAACCAAAGAAATCCAAATGTAGGACTCCAGACAAGATGAAAAACCTCTCCAAATCCTGGTGGAAAAAGTACTGCTGTTTTGTATAG